In Maribacter dokdonensis DSW-8, the genomic stretch ATTTCCGGTTATTCAAGTGCTCCGTTACAGGCAGATTTGAATTATGTGTTACAGGGTAAGGAGAAAGAATTGCAAACTGCCATAACTGCACTTGGTAAGTTAACGCCAGGTAAAGTTCATGTTTCGGTAGGTTCAAGTGCTTCACCACTATCATCTATGAAGGGTGTTGAATTGCATAATGTATCTGGTCCCCATCCTGCAGGGTTGGTGGGTACTCAGATCAATAAAGTTGATCCTATCAATAAAGGAGAGTTGGTTTGGACCGTATCTCCACAAGATCTTATTATTATAGGTGAATACTTGCTTACGGGAATATACAATCCGGAGCGTGTTGTAGCCCTTGTTGGGTCTTCTGTGAAAGCACCAAAATATTATTCAACAAAGATAGGCTCTGAAATCTCTACATTTCTTTATGCAAGTGGTGTAAATGAAGAAAACTTTAGGGTAATCAATGGAGATGTGCTTACAGGTTCTAAAAGTAAACCAGATGGCTTTTTGGGATACTATAATAATACGGTATCGGTTATTCCGGAAGGGGATGATTATGAGTTTTTTGGATGGAACAAGCCGGTTTTTGATAAAGTTTCAGCAACTAGGGCTTTGACGTTCTCTTGGATGCAGCCTAACAAGAAATATGATTTAAATACCAATACCAACGGGGAACATAGGGCTTTCGTGGTAACGGGGCAATATGAAAAAGTATTTCCAATGGATATTTTTCCAATGCAGCTTTTAAAAGCATGTATGGTGAAAGATTTGGATGAAATGGAGCAATTAGGTTTGTACGAAGTGGCTCCTGAAGATTTTTCGTTAACTGAGTTTATATGTATTTCTAAACAACCGCACCAGAAAATTATTCGTGAGGGGTTAGATTTATTGCAAAAAGAAATAGGATAAGAAATGAGTTTAAAAAGCAAATTACACGAACTTAAACTGAAGTATCAGGGTAAGAAAATGGCTCCTGCCTTTAATGCCATTCATACTTTTTTGTTTTCGCCAGATGAGACTACCCATGCAGGTGGTACACATGTTAAGGCGGTAGATGATTTAAAGCGTACCATGAACACGGTAATTATGGCGCTGGTACCGGTGTTGATATTTTCAATGTTCAATGCGGGTTATCAATATTATTCTGCTATCAATGGTTTTCCTGAGGAATTTTCGTTGATGAACGATTTCCTTACTTGGGATAATTTTTGGATCGGTATTATTAAGGTTTTGCCATTAGTTGTGGTTTCTTATGCTGTAGGTCTAATAGTGGAATTCATTTTTGCTGTTATCAAAGGTCATGAGGTAGAAGAAGGTTATTTGGTTACCGGTATGTTGGTGCCATTAATTGTTCCTGTAGATACACCGCTTTGGATGTTGGCGGTAGCCGTAGTTTTCGGTGTTGTGATCGGTAAAGAGGTTTTTGGTGGAACAGGAATGAATATTCTTAATCCTGCCTTAACAATTAGAGCATTTTTATTCTTCGCTTATCCAACTTGGATGAGTGGTGATAAAGTTTGGGTTTACGGCGCTAGAGAGCGTTCAGAAGAGATTCTGGCAGGTGCTACAAATGTAGATGCTTACTCTGGGGAGACCATATTAGGATTTTTAGCGCAAAACAAAGGTGCGGAGATGTCCTATTCTGTTTCGGATATGTTCTTCGGATTTATTCCAGGTTCTGTTGGTGAAACATCTGCTTTCCTGATTTTGCTAGGAGGTTTGTTTTTGATATTCACAAAAATCGCTAGCTGGAGAATAATGCTAAGTGCTGTAATCGGTTCATTGGTTATGGGCTTAATATTCAATCAAGTTGTTGAATTTGGTTGGGTTGCGGAATCTAGTAAGTTCTACGGTTTAATGAGTTTTGATTTCTGGAAACATTTAATTGTGGGTGGTCTTGCCTTTGGTATTGTTTACATGGCAACTGATCCTGTAACTGGTTCTCAGACAAATAAGGGTAAATGGTACTATGGGTTCTTTATCGGGTTTATTTCTGTAATGATCCGTGTATTCAACCCAGCATACCCAGAAGGTGTGTTCTTAGCTATCCTATTAATGAACGTATTTGCACCTACA encodes the following:
- a CDS encoding Na(+)-translocating NADH-quinone reductase subunit A, yielding MSKDIRIKKGLNINLVGAAEQTTSKAVLSNVYAIQLSDFHGIIPKMMVKQGAEVKAGEPLFYNKNIESMVFVSPVSGELIEIERGDRRRILTLKILADKTQEVLSGAAIDVENTSKEELKATLLKSGCWPFIKQRPYDVIANPDTTPKAIFISGYSSAPLQADLNYVLQGKEKELQTAITALGKLTPGKVHVSVGSSASPLSSMKGVELHNVSGPHPAGLVGTQINKVDPINKGELVWTVSPQDLIIIGEYLLTGIYNPERVVALVGSSVKAPKYYSTKIGSEISTFLYASGVNEENFRVINGDVLTGSKSKPDGFLGYYNNTVSVIPEGDDYEFFGWNKPVFDKVSATRALTFSWMQPNKKYDLNTNTNGEHRAFVVTGQYEKVFPMDIFPMQLLKACMVKDLDEMEQLGLYEVAPEDFSLTEFICISKQPHQKIIREGLDLLQKEIG
- a CDS encoding NADH:ubiquinone reductase (Na(+)-transporting) subunit B; protein product: MSLKSKLHELKLKYQGKKMAPAFNAIHTFLFSPDETTHAGGTHVKAVDDLKRTMNTVIMALVPVLIFSMFNAGYQYYSAINGFPEEFSLMNDFLTWDNFWIGIIKVLPLVVVSYAVGLIVEFIFAVIKGHEVEEGYLVTGMLVPLIVPVDTPLWMLAVAVVFGVVIGKEVFGGTGMNILNPALTIRAFLFFAYPTWMSGDKVWVYGARERSEEILAGATNVDAYSGETILGFLAQNKGAEMSYSVSDMFFGFIPGSVGETSAFLILLGGLFLIFTKIASWRIMLSAVIGSLVMGLIFNQVVEFGWVAESSKFYGLMSFDFWKHLIVGGLAFGIVYMATDPVTGSQTNKGKWYYGFFIGFISVMIRVFNPAYPEGVFLAILLMNVFAPTIDHYVVRGNIKNRMKRLKDATIYPKDSDGKAEELKAETV